One window of the Pelmatolapia mariae isolate MD_Pm_ZW linkage group LG15, Pm_UMD_F_2, whole genome shotgun sequence genome contains the following:
- the pax1b gene encoding paired box protein Pax-1, which yields IPKQSYGEVNQLGGVFVNGRPLPNPVRLRIVELAQLGMRPCDISRQLRVSHGCVSKILARYNETGSILPGAIGGSKPRVTTPAVVKSIRDYKQGDPGIFAWEIRDRLLSDGVCDKYNVPSVSSISRILRNKIGTLSQPRPCDGIKAGPAPLQYGPVYPYPSYSGPGAPSGTRTGSGAAGHIGLPRSWHNFLGIRAFMEPGGVPGSDGHPARMEEWTSVPSMTSMSSRSFPSGINGVEKPNNELDIKYPQQSSSGLPGYLSACAYSPPNQYCVYGGPATNYMNSGHHWQPQSSSLTPSLNSKMTPSLSPGMTQSLSHPSSAALQEAADFHSTSFKLSQREGETDSDIAFEPVLCSTTSGPDGFTVTDKLADSHCCDEKQGNF from the exons attccaaag CAGAGCTACGGGGAGGTGAATCAGCTCGGCGGGGTGTTCGTGAACGGCCGCCCGCTGCCGAACCCGGTGCGCCTGCGGATCGTGGAGTTGGCGCAGCTCGGTATGCGGCCCTGCGACATCAGCCGCCAGCTGCGGGTCTCCCACGGCTGCGTTTCCAAGATCCTGGCTCGCTACAACGAGACCGGCTCCATCCTGCCGGGGGCCATCGGCGGCAGCAAGCCTCGGGTCACCACTCCCGCCGTGGTGAAGAGCATCCGGGATTACAAGCAGGGAGACCCGGGCATCTTCGCCTGGGAGATCCGGGACCGGCTGCTGTCCGACGGGGTGTGCGATAAGTACAACGTGCCCTCCGTTAGCTCCATCAGCCGCATCCTCAGGAATAAAATCGGGACTCTTTCTCAGCCGCGACCCTGCGACGGCATCAAGGCGGGCCCAGCCCCGCTGCAGTACGGCCCTGTTTACCCGTACCCGTCCTACAGCGGGCCCGGGGCCCCCTCCGGGACCAGAACCGGCAGCGGCGCCGCGGGACACATCGGCCTGCCCCGGAGCTGGCACAACTTCCTGGGCATCAGAGCCTTCATGGAGCCGGGAG gtgtgCCTGGATCTGATGGACATCCAGCCAGAATGGAGGAATGGACCAGCGTTCCCAGCATGACCAGTATGAGCAGCAGATCGTTTCCGTCTGGAATCAATGGAGTCGAGAAACCCAACAACGAACTGGACATCAAATATCCACAGCAG TCTTCATCCGGCCTGCCTGGTTACCTCTCAGCTTGTGCATATTCTCCGCCGAACCAGTACTGTGTGTATGGAGGCCCTGCAACCAACTACATGAACTCTGGACACCACTGGCAGCCCCAGTCCTCCAGTCTGACTCCCAGTTTGAATTCCAAAATGACCCCCAGTCTGAGCCCTGGAATGACTCAGAGTCTGAGTCATCCCAGCTCAGCTGCACTACAGGAAGCTGCAGATTTCCACTCCACATCTTTCAAACTTTCACAGAGAGAAGGTGAGACTGACTCAGACATCGCCTTCGAGCCAGTTCTGTGTAGCACCACATCTGGTCCAGATGGTTTTACTGTTACTGATAAACTAGCAGACTCCCACTGCTGTGATGAAAAACAAGGGAATTTCTGA
- the nkx2.2b gene encoding NK2 homeobox 2b, giving the protein MPFGANAKTGFSVRDILDLPDSTGRCGSGTEETEEDDTEEASTEVSGGRGLCESAGERLGTWSSASVHGLSLEPRADPKSPELSTDESPDAERDARCARAQKARGRKRRVLFSKAQTYELERRFRQQRYLSAPEREHLAGLIRLTPNQVKIWFQNHRYKMKRARAERSVDALQLLSARRVAIPVLVRDGKPCGRAAASELEATLRSGLSLPLCTYSPLLHPAYGPEQHPGVQQHPGVQQLAHVYHWSW; this is encoded by the exons ATGCCGTTTGGCGCCAACGCAAAGACGGGGTTCTCCGTGCGGGACATCCTGGACCTTCCCGACTCGACGGGGAGATGCGGGTCCGGGACCGAAGAGACCGAGGAGGACGACACCGAGGAGGCCTCCACGGAGGTGTCAGGCGGCCGGGGTTTGTGTGAGAGCGCCGGTGAGCGTTTGGGCACGTGGAGCAGCGCATCCG TGCACGGGCTGTCCTTGGAGCCTCGCGCCGATCCCAAATCCCCGGAGCTGTCTACGGATGAGTCCCCGGACGCAGAGCGGGACGCGCGGTGCGCTCGGGCGCAGAAGGCTCGCGGCAGGAAGCGGCGCGTGCTCTTCTCCAAGGCGCAGACCTACGAGCTCGAGCGCCGCTTCCGACAGCAGCGCTACCTGTCCGCCCCGGAGAGGGAACATCTGGCCGGGCTGATCCGCCTCACGCCGAACCAGGTGAAGATCTGGTTCCAGAACCACCGCTACAAGATGAAGCGCGCACGCGCCGAGCGCAGCGTGGACGCGCTGCAGCTGCTGTCGGCCCGCCGGGTCGCCATCCCGGTGCTGGTGCGGGACGGAAAGCCGTGCGGCCGGGCTGCAGCCAGCGAGCTGGAGGCGACGCTGAGGTCCGGCCTGAGCCTGCCGCTCTGCACCTACTCCCCCCTGCTGCACCCCGCATACGGCCCGGAGCAGCACCCGGGGGTGCAGCAGCACCCGGGGGTGCAGCAGCTGGCGCACGTGTACCACTGGAGCTGGTGA